Proteins from a genomic interval of Verrucomicrobiota bacterium:
- a CDS encoding COX15/CtaA family protein — MKRSTENRWLSRFAFLTALATLFLVGLGGVVTSKGVGMAVPDWPNTFGENMFLFPFSKWVGGVFYEHSHRLVASGVGMLTTILAVWLWLKESRRWLRWLGVAAFLAVILQGVLGGLRVVFDRYGWGTELGIFHATMAQLFFVLICSIALFTTRWWQNLTVDRYASDRQGRLRYYFLATTFLILGQLMLGATMRHQHAGLAIPDFPLAYGKVWPAMDAESVAVYNQNRIEVQGDNPITAFQVGLQMVHRIMAVAILLAVVFSLRQGVRHRGWRSPLTRLSCVWLGLIAMQIALGAATIWSDKKVDVTTAHVAVGALSLVNGALLSLIAFRSLKPARVQSVASMTRQAAANDFTAQPSSAGHLQ; from the coding sequence ATGAAACGATCCACTGAGAATCGCTGGTTGAGCCGTTTTGCTTTTTTGACGGCGCTGGCCACACTTTTTCTGGTGGGTCTTGGCGGCGTGGTGACGAGCAAGGGAGTGGGCATGGCCGTGCCGGACTGGCCCAACACTTTTGGCGAGAACATGTTCCTATTTCCCTTCAGCAAGTGGGTGGGTGGTGTTTTTTATGAACACAGCCATCGTCTGGTGGCATCGGGCGTCGGAATGTTGACGACGATCCTGGCCGTGTGGCTCTGGCTGAAGGAGTCGCGGCGTTGGTTACGCTGGCTTGGCGTGGCCGCCTTTCTGGCTGTGATTTTGCAAGGCGTCTTGGGCGGACTACGCGTGGTTTTCGACAGGTACGGTTGGGGGACGGAACTGGGAATTTTTCATGCAACGATGGCGCAACTTTTTTTTGTGCTGATTTGCTCCATCGCGTTGTTCACCACCCGATGGTGGCAGAACCTCACGGTTGATCGTTACGCATCCGACAGACAGGGCCGGTTGAGATATTACTTTCTCGCAACGACTTTCTTGATTCTCGGCCAGTTGATGCTCGGAGCGACGATGCGACATCAACATGCGGGGTTGGCCATCCCGGATTTTCCGCTGGCCTATGGGAAGGTCTGGCCGGCGATGGACGCGGAGTCAGTGGCGGTTTACAATCAAAACCGGATTGAAGTTCAGGGTGACAACCCGATCACTGCATTTCAAGTCGGCCTGCAAATGGTCCATCGCATCATGGCAGTCGCAATTTTGTTGGCCGTGGTTTTCAGTCTGCGCCAAGGCGTCCGGCACCGCGGCTGGAGAAGTCCTTTGACCCGCCTCTCATGCGTGTGGTTGGGGCTGATTGCGATGCAGATTGCACTGGGTGCCGCGACGATCTGGTCTGATAAAAAAGTCGATGTCACTACCGCGCACGTCGCCGTGGGCGCGCTGTCATTGGTGAACGGAGCCCTGCTCAGCTTGATTGCTTTTCGTTCTCTCAAACCAGCCAGAGTGCAGTCCGTGGCATCGATGACAAGGCAGGCGGCGGCGAATGATTTTACGGCGCAACCGTCCAGCGCAGGCCATCTGCAATAA
- the cyoE gene encoding protoheme IX farnesyltransferase: MKATAQTIIAAPLVDKKTRLTVLSELIKARLTMLVLLTTLVGFYVGCRGAMDNALLFHTMLGTALVASGAAALNQLLEREYDAKMRRTEDRPLPSGRLAPETVLIMGGASAAVGMLYLALAVNLLTSLLGAVTLVSYLFVYTPLKRVTSLNTAVGAIPGALPPLMGWVAARNEITIEGWALFAILFFWQLPHFLAIAWMYREDYARAGFVMLPVIDPQGHRTGRQAVSHTLGLLPISLCPFLFRVAGPVYVFGALVLGLGFLWFAIQFSRHLTRPRARQLFYASILYLPLLLGLMVFDKLR; the protein is encoded by the coding sequence ATGAAAGCCACCGCCCAAACCATCATCGCCGCGCCGCTTGTTGACAAGAAGACGCGGCTGACGGTTTTGAGCGAATTGATCAAAGCGCGGCTGACCATGCTGGTGTTGCTGACGACTTTGGTTGGATTTTACGTTGGTTGCCGGGGAGCGATGGATAATGCGTTGCTGTTCCACACGATGCTGGGGACGGCGTTGGTGGCGAGCGGTGCGGCCGCACTCAACCAATTGTTGGAGCGGGAGTATGACGCCAAGATGCGGCGCACCGAGGATCGCCCGTTGCCCTCGGGGCGGTTGGCCCCTGAAACGGTGCTGATCATGGGCGGGGCGTCCGCCGCCGTGGGCATGCTCTATCTGGCGTTGGCGGTCAACTTGCTGACCAGTCTGCTCGGAGCTGTGACGCTGGTCAGCTATCTGTTCGTCTATACTCCGCTCAAGCGCGTGACTTCGCTCAACACGGCCGTTGGAGCGATTCCGGGCGCGCTGCCGCCATTGATGGGTTGGGTGGCGGCGCGGAACGAGATCACGATCGAAGGCTGGGCGCTGTTCGCCATTTTATTCTTCTGGCAACTGCCGCATTTTCTGGCGATTGCCTGGATGTATCGCGAGGACTATGCGCGGGCCGGGTTCGTGATGTTGCCGGTCATTGATCCGCAGGGGCACCGGACGGGCCGCCAGGCGGTGAGCCACACGCTGGGATTGCTGCCGATCAGTTTGTGTCCGTTTCTGTTCAGGGTCGCGGGCCCGGTTTATGTATTCGGAGCGTTGGTGCTGGGGCTGGGGTTCTTGTGGTTCGCGATCCAATTCTCGCGACACCTGACAAGGCCGCGGGCGCGCCAATTGTTTTACGCGTCGATCTTGTACCTGCCGCTGCTGTTGGGCTTGATGGTGTTCGATAAACTCCGATGA
- a CDS encoding cbb3-type cytochrome c oxidase subunit I, which yields MDATAHALPHTGVHEGHHEDVNFWRKYIFSTDHKTIGIQYGITGLCFLMFGFCLMALMRWQMAYPGTPIPLIGGLLNSLLGDVAAKGIMSPDLYNSFGAMHGTIMVFLAIVPLAFAAFGNFVVPLQIGAVDMAFPRVNMASYQAYFLGGVIMLVSFFIPGGAAQAGWTSYSPLASIIATDGQTFWLIGMVFLITSSLLGAVNFIATIIQLRAPGMTWMRLPFFVWAEFVTAFLLLLAFPPLEAAAVMQLMDKVAHTSFFLPTGLAVGGAYSNISGGGSPLLWQHLFWFLGHPEVYVLILPAMGIVCEIIANNTRKPIWGYRSLVYSALCIGFLSFIVWAHHMYMTGMGTKIATFFQTTTMIISIPSVIILTCFFISLWGGSIRFNTPMLFCLAFLPMFGIGGLTGLPLGLNFPDLHLHDTYYVIAHFHYIVAPGTIFALFAGVYYWFPKVTGRMMSEYWGKVHFWLSLIFMNLIFQPMFAQGMAGMLRRMSDGGASYSMAKVPDGIGGLNATMMHFNSTISWAAWCLGLAQIPFIINFFWSIRHGKRVTSDNPWEATTLEWQTPTPPPHGNFTKPMEVHRGPYEYSVPGASKDFTPQNEP from the coding sequence ATGGACGCGACCGCACACGCTCTACCGCACACCGGAGTTCACGAAGGACATCACGAGGACGTGAACTTCTGGCGGAAATACATTTTTTCCACCGACCACAAAACCATCGGCATCCAGTACGGCATCACTGGTCTGTGTTTCCTGATGTTCGGCTTTTGTTTGATGGCGTTGATGCGCTGGCAGATGGCGTATCCCGGCACGCCGATCCCGTTGATTGGCGGACTGCTGAATTCGCTGCTTGGAGATGTGGCGGCCAAAGGGATCATGTCTCCGGACCTGTACAACTCTTTCGGTGCGATGCATGGCACGATCATGGTTTTTCTGGCGATTGTGCCGCTGGCGTTTGCCGCGTTCGGAAATTTTGTTGTGCCGCTGCAGATTGGCGCGGTGGACATGGCGTTTCCGCGGGTCAACATGGCCAGTTACCAGGCGTATTTTCTTGGCGGCGTGATCATGCTGGTCAGTTTCTTCATTCCGGGTGGCGCGGCCCAGGCAGGCTGGACTTCATATTCGCCGTTGGCGTCCATCATTGCGACGGACGGACAGACTTTTTGGTTGATCGGCATGGTGTTTCTGATCACGTCATCGCTGTTGGGTGCGGTGAATTTCATTGCTACCATCATCCAATTACGCGCGCCGGGCATGACGTGGATGCGGCTGCCGTTTTTTGTCTGGGCGGAATTTGTGACCGCGTTCCTGCTGTTGCTGGCCTTTCCGCCGCTGGAAGCCGCCGCCGTCATGCAGTTGATGGACAAGGTGGCGCACACGAGTTTCTTTCTGCCGACCGGGCTGGCGGTCGGCGGTGCCTACTCCAACATCAGCGGAGGTGGCAGTCCGTTATTGTGGCAACACCTGTTCTGGTTTCTAGGTCATCCGGAAGTTTATGTCTTGATTTTGCCGGCGATGGGCATTGTTTGTGAAATCATCGCCAATAATACCCGCAAACCGATTTGGGGGTATCGCTCACTGGTTTATTCGGCACTGTGCATCGGGTTTCTCTCGTTCATCGTCTGGGCGCACCACATGTATATGACGGGGATGGGCACGAAAATTGCCACCTTCTTCCAGACGACGACGATGATCATTTCAATTCCGTCGGTGATCATCCTGACGTGTTTCTTCATTTCGTTGTGGGGTGGGTCGATCCGGTTTAACACGCCGATGCTGTTTTGCCTCGCGTTCCTGCCAATGTTTGGCATCGGCGGGCTGACGGGTTTGCCACTGGGACTCAACTTCCCCGACCTGCACCTGCACGACACCTATTACGTTATCGCTCACTTCCATTATATCGTCGCACCAGGAACGATTTTTGCGCTCTTCGCGGGAGTGTATTATTGGTTTCCGAAGGTGACGGGGCGAATGATGAGTGAATACTGGGGCAAGGTGCACTTCTGGCTCTCCTTGATTTTCATGAATCTGATTTTCCAACCGATGTTCGCGCAGGGCATGGCGGGCATGTTGCGCCGCATGTCGGACGGCGGCGCGAGCTATTCGATGGCCAAGGTCCCGGACGGCATCGGCGGCCTCAATGCGACGATGATGCATTTCAACTCGACGATTTCCTGGGCGGCGTGGTGCCTGGGGCTGGCGCAAATCCCATTCATCATCAATTTTTTCTGGAGCATCCGTCACGGCAAACGCGTGACCTCGGACAATCCCTGGGAAGCCACGACTCTGGAATGGCAGACCCCCACACCGCCGCCGCACGGTAATTTCACCAAGCCGATGGAGGTTCATCGGGGTCCGTATGAATACAGCGTGCCGGGGGCATCGAAGGACTTCACGCCGCAGAACGAACCTTAA
- a CDS encoding heme-copper oxidase subunit III, with the protein MEIPYAVQPRRDTGLYNAKVGIWLFLASEVMLFGALFSSYILLRVGSPPENWPHGLLNVPIGAFNTTVLIVSSVTVVMAWVSLKMKQFGRFKVFQTGTVLCALMFLGIKSYEYHEKFVHYEVWKTDGTRITGHLEGHPMFMTLDKVKAAGKDHIVLEADPHHYTEGRQAMVRHTANEPHKTLDIPVSEIKRLSAYVPSHSTYFAVYFTLTALHALHVLGGAIVIGYLLGPGSKLWKTDPERLTNRVEVSGLFWHFVDLVWIFLFPVLYLL; encoded by the coding sequence ATGGAAATCCCCTACGCTGTTCAACCCCGCCGGGACACCGGCCTTTACAACGCCAAGGTCGGCATCTGGCTTTTTCTCGCCTCGGAAGTGATGCTATTCGGGGCGTTGTTTTCGTCGTACATCCTGTTGCGCGTAGGCTCGCCGCCGGAGAACTGGCCGCACGGTTTGCTCAACGTTCCCATCGGCGCGTTCAACACCACGGTGCTGATTGTTTCCAGCGTGACGGTGGTCATGGCCTGGGTTTCGCTGAAGATGAAACAATTTGGCCGGTTCAAGGTTTTTCAGACCGGCACAGTGCTTTGCGCGCTGATGTTCTTGGGAATCAAGAGCTACGAATACCACGAAAAATTTGTCCACTACGAAGTCTGGAAAACGGATGGCACCCGCATCACCGGGCATCTGGAAGGACACCCGATGTTCATGACGCTCGACAAGGTCAAGGCGGCAGGAAAGGACCACATCGTGTTGGAGGCCGACCCGCATCACTACACCGAAGGTAGGCAGGCAATGGTCCGACACACAGCGAACGAACCACACAAGACCCTCGACATTCCAGTTTCCGAAATCAAACGTCTCTCCGCATACGTGCCGTCGCACAGCACTTACTTCGCAGTTTACTTCACGCTGACGGCGTTGCACGCATTGCACGTGTTGGGCGGGGCCATCGTGATTGGGTACTTGCTGGGGCCGGGCAGCAAGTTGTGGAAAACCGATCCGGAGCGCCTGACCAACCGGGTTGAAGTCTCCGGCCTGTTCTGGCACTTTGTTGACTTGGTCTGGATTTTTCTGTTTCCGGTTCTATACTTGTTGTGA
- a CDS encoding cytochrome C oxidase subunit IV family protein — protein sequence MSDHADVSKHIRGYLIVGATLLIGTILTVLASYLDLGHHWNIILALIIATVKASLVVLFFMHLISERQMIYIVLAFTAVFFSGLMYLTLWSTHADSIIHNVP from the coding sequence ATGAGTGACCATGCTGACGTTTCTAAACACATCCGCGGCTACCTGATCGTGGGCGCGACATTGCTGATCGGCACCATTCTGACGGTGCTGGCGTCCTACCTTGACCTGGGCCATCACTGGAACATCATCCTCGCGCTCATCATCGCCACGGTGAAGGCGTCGCTGGTGGTGCTGTTCTTCATGCACCTGATTTCGGAGCGGCAGATGATCTATATCGTGCTGGCGTTCACAGCGGTTTTCTTCTCGGGACTGATGTACCTGACGCTTTGGTCCACCCACGCTGACAGCATTATCCACAATGTCCCTTAA
- a CDS encoding SCO family protein, with product MKFTVRPLEWVVWGGLALVIASISGAFFWTKLATGAASSGGPMPVIGQLSDFVLTNQSGQAVSLADLRGQVWVADIIFTRCPGPCLKMTRHFAELQSSLPANEPIKLVSLTSDPEYDSPRILKKYAERFSADSNRWWFLTGDKPQIRRLAVNDFKFVVVEKKPEERDIPEDLFLHSTGFVVVDRQGRVRGWADKQGGVHAYYDSENPDERALIPSAVKQLLGEK from the coding sequence ATGAAGTTTACCGTCCGACCTCTGGAGTGGGTGGTTTGGGGTGGCCTGGCGCTGGTCATCGCGTCGATCAGCGGTGCATTTTTCTGGACCAAGCTGGCGACCGGCGCGGCTTCGAGTGGCGGACCCATGCCCGTAATCGGACAACTCTCTGATTTCGTTCTGACCAATCAATCTGGGCAAGCCGTTTCACTGGCCGATCTGCGCGGTCAAGTCTGGGTGGCCGACATCATCTTCACCCGCTGCCCCGGCCCGTGCTTAAAGATGACCCGCCATTTTGCGGAATTGCAATCCAGCTTGCCGGCCAACGAACCGATCAAGCTGGTTTCCCTGACCAGCGATCCCGAATATGACTCGCCCAGGATTTTGAAAAAATACGCGGAGCGATTCAGCGCGGATTCAAATCGCTGGTGGTTTCTAACCGGTGACAAACCGCAAATCCGCCGGCTCGCCGTGAATGATTTCAAGTTCGTCGTCGTGGAAAAAAAACCGGAGGAGCGCGACATTCCCGAAGACTTGTTCCTACACAGCACCGGGTTTGTGGTGGTGGATCGGCAGGGGCGCGTCCGAGGATGGGCGGATAAACAGGGTGGAGTGCACGCTTATTATGATTCTGAAAATCCCGATGAGCGGGCACTGATACCTTCAGCCGTCAAACAATTGCTCGGCGAAAAATAA
- a CDS encoding DUF420 domain-containing protein, which yields MTFADLPAVNACLNGLSAIFLTAGYCFIRRQKKIAHRNCMISAFITSVLFLICYITYHSYVAYVLHRGPTVFKDPAWFRPIYLMILLTHTVLAVVIVPMVLITLNRAVKQRFELHKKIARWTWPLWMYVSVTGVVIYLLLYKIFPQH from the coding sequence ATGACCTTTGCTGATCTTCCAGCCGTCAACGCTTGTCTGAACGGATTAAGCGCAATCTTTTTGACGGCAGGTTACTGTTTCATCCGAAGGCAAAAGAAAATTGCCCATCGCAACTGCATGATCTCGGCGTTCATCACTTCGGTCCTTTTCCTGATCTGCTACATCACCTATCACAGTTACGTTGCCTACGTCTTGCACAGAGGGCCTACGGTTTTCAAAGACCCGGCCTGGTTTCGCCCGATCTATTTGATGATCCTGCTGACGCACACCGTGCTCGCCGTGGTGATTGTTCCGATGGTTTTGATCACGCTTAATCGCGCGGTCAAACAACGCTTCGAACTCCACAAGAAGATCGCCCGTTGGACCTGGCCGCTCTGGATGTATGTGTCGGTGACGGGTGTGGTGATTTACCTGCTGCTCTACAAAATCTTCCCGCAACACTGA
- a CDS encoding GatB/YqeY domain-containing protein — protein MTLQERVGQEIKTAMLAKDADRLGTLRLLKSAMGYAQIERKTENLSDAEVVALVQKEIKKRRDSIEQFEKGNRPELAAKEKQEVVVLEQFLPEPLAAEPLESLVRATIQEVGATSKKDVRTVIKAVQAKAAGRADGKTISALVGKLLP, from the coding sequence ATGACCTTGCAGGAACGCGTCGGGCAGGAAATCAAGACCGCGATGCTCGCCAAGGATGCCGACCGTCTCGGCACGCTGCGGTTGCTCAAGTCTGCCATGGGTTACGCGCAAATCGAACGCAAGACCGAAAACCTGTCGGATGCCGAAGTTGTCGCCCTGGTGCAAAAGGAAATCAAAAAGCGGCGCGATTCGATTGAGCAGTTCGAAAAAGGAAACCGTCCCGAACTGGCCGCCAAGGAAAAGCAGGAGGTTGTTGTGCTGGAACAATTCCTGCCTGAGCCATTGGCAGCGGAGCCATTGGAATCGCTCGTGCGAGCGACAATTCAGGAGGTCGGTGCGACGAGTAAGAAAGACGTGAGGACGGTTATCAAAGCCGTTCAAGCCAAAGCTGCCGGGCGGGCCGACGGCAAGACCATCAGTGCGCTGGTGGGAAAGCTGTTGCCGTAG